A region of Streptomyces sp. NBC_01267 DNA encodes the following proteins:
- a CDS encoding MFS transporter — MTNPTGPAAAPRISEAVHRRRWAILAALMLSLLIVVLDNSILNVAVKTIAAPAPDGLGATQSQLEWAINSYTLVFAGLLFTAGLLGDRIGRKRVLLFGLAVFGIGSVLAAVSTSPAELIAFRAVMGLGGAFVMPATLAVLMNVFERDEQPKAIGIWAGGVGLAIAIGPITGGVLLEHFWWGSVFLVNVPVVIVALIAMVLLVPDSKDPDPGHIDPVGVGLSVVGLVLLVYGIIRGGELADFTAPSVLLTTLGGLAVLIGFVVYEKHSAHPAIDVRYFKNPAFSAAVAAIALVFFALMGVTFFSAFYMQSVRGYSALESGVLLLPLAAAQMIFSPRARLVVQRFGARAVCTAGMVLVAAGLGCFAFFGTDTPIWAMEVVFFVMGTGMAHIMPPVTVSIMQSLPREKAGSGSAINNTFRQVGGALGVAVLGSVLSAAYRGRIEDHLDAVPPGARKAAGESIEATLGIAAKLGPAGKDLASQADTAFLHAMQVTALGSAGVALLGALVVVLFLPGRPKAGTATEGAADAVPASATIGD; from the coding sequence ATGACCAATCCCACGGGGCCGGCTGCCGCGCCCCGCATATCCGAAGCCGTGCACCGCCGCCGCTGGGCGATTCTGGCCGCGCTGATGCTGAGCCTGCTGATCGTGGTGCTCGACAACTCCATCCTCAACGTCGCGGTCAAGACGATCGCCGCCCCCGCGCCCGACGGGCTCGGGGCCACCCAGAGCCAGCTCGAATGGGCGATCAACTCCTACACGCTGGTCTTCGCCGGGCTGCTCTTCACGGCGGGCCTGCTCGGCGACCGGATCGGCCGCAAGCGGGTCCTGCTCTTCGGTCTCGCGGTCTTCGGTATCGGCTCGGTGCTCGCGGCGGTCTCCACCTCACCGGCCGAACTCATCGCGTTCCGGGCCGTGATGGGCCTCGGTGGGGCTTTCGTGATGCCCGCCACCCTCGCCGTACTGATGAACGTCTTCGAGCGTGACGAACAGCCGAAGGCCATCGGGATCTGGGCGGGCGGTGTCGGTCTGGCCATCGCCATCGGCCCGATCACCGGCGGCGTGCTCCTCGAACACTTCTGGTGGGGCTCGGTCTTCCTGGTCAACGTCCCCGTGGTGATCGTCGCCCTGATCGCCATGGTGCTGCTGGTCCCCGACTCCAAGGACCCCGACCCCGGCCACATCGACCCGGTGGGCGTGGGGCTCTCCGTCGTCGGTCTGGTGCTGCTGGTGTACGGCATCATCCGGGGCGGCGAACTGGCCGACTTCACCGCGCCGTCCGTCCTGCTGACGACCCTCGGCGGCCTCGCGGTGCTGATCGGCTTCGTGGTGTACGAGAAGCACAGCGCCCACCCGGCCATCGATGTCAGGTACTTCAAGAACCCGGCGTTCTCCGCCGCCGTCGCCGCCATCGCGCTGGTCTTCTTCGCGCTGATGGGGGTCACCTTCTTCTCCGCCTTCTACATGCAGAGCGTCCGCGGCTACAGCGCGCTGGAGTCCGGCGTGCTGCTGCTGCCGCTCGCCGCGGCCCAGATGATCTTCTCGCCGCGGGCCAGGCTCGTCGTCCAGCGCTTCGGCGCCCGCGCCGTCTGCACGGCCGGCATGGTGCTGGTGGCCGCCGGGCTCGGCTGCTTCGCGTTCTTCGGGACCGACACCCCCATCTGGGCGATGGAGGTCGTCTTCTTCGTCATGGGCACCGGGATGGCGCACATCATGCCGCCGGTCACCGTCTCGATCATGCAGTCGCTGCCCCGGGAGAAGGCCGGTTCCGGCTCGGCGATCAACAACACCTTCCGGCAGGTGGGCGGGGCCCTCGGCGTCGCCGTACTGGGCTCCGTGCTCTCCGCCGCCTACCGCGGCCGTATCGAGGACCACCTCGACGCCGTACCGCCGGGCGCCCGTAAGGCGGCGGGCGAGTCGATCGAGGCGACCCTGGGCATCGCGGCCAAGCTCGGACCCGCGGGCAAGGACCTCGCGAGCCAGGCGGACACCGCCTTCCTGCACGCCATGCAGGTGACGGCCCTCGGCTCGGCCGGTGTCGCGCTGCTCGGCGCGCTCGTGGTGGTGCTCTTCCTGCCGGGCAGGCCGAAGGCCGGTACCGCCACCGAAGGCGCTGCCGACGCCGTGCCCGCATCAGCGACAATCGGGGACTGA
- the panB gene encoding 3-methyl-2-oxobutanoate hydroxymethyltransferase, with protein MTRALNDPQNDAQSPTAPRQQSDSSKALYGGRSSRRITVHDISGAKERGEKWPMLTAYDAMTASVFDEAGIPVMLVGDSMGNCHLGYETTVPVTLDEITMLSAAVVRGTSRALIVGDLPFGTYQEGPVQALRSAMRLVKDAGVGAVKLEGGERSHQQIELLVQSGIPVMGHIGLTPQSVNSMGYRVQGRGEEAAQQMLRDAKAVQDAGAFAVVLELVPAELAAEVTRILHIPTVGIGAGPECDAQVLVYTDMVGLTGGKVPRFTKQYADLRRTLGDAAREFADEVVGGTFPQEAHTFH; from the coding sequence ATGACGCGCGCGTTGAACGACCCCCAGAACGATGCCCAGAGCCCGACCGCTCCCCGGCAGCAGTCCGACAGCAGCAAGGCGCTGTACGGCGGCAGGAGCAGCCGGCGCATCACCGTCCATGACATCTCCGGCGCCAAGGAGCGCGGCGAGAAGTGGCCCATGCTCACCGCGTACGACGCGATGACCGCCTCCGTCTTCGACGAGGCGGGCATCCCGGTGATGCTCGTCGGCGACTCGATGGGCAACTGTCACCTCGGCTACGAGACCACTGTCCCGGTCACCCTCGACGAGATAACGATGCTCTCCGCCGCGGTCGTACGGGGCACCTCGCGTGCCCTGATCGTCGGCGACCTGCCGTTCGGCACGTACCAGGAGGGCCCGGTCCAGGCGCTGCGCAGCGCCATGCGGCTGGTGAAGGACGCGGGTGTGGGCGCGGTGAAGCTGGAGGGCGGCGAGCGCTCCCACCAGCAGATCGAGCTCCTCGTGCAGTCCGGTATCCCCGTCATGGGGCACATCGGGCTCACCCCGCAGTCGGTCAACTCCATGGGCTACCGGGTCCAGGGCCGCGGCGAGGAGGCCGCCCAGCAGATGCTGCGCGACGCCAAGGCCGTCCAGGACGCGGGCGCGTTCGCGGTCGTACTCGAACTCGTCCCGGCGGAGCTGGCCGCCGAGGTCACCCGCATCCTGCACATCCCGACGGTCGGTATCGGCGCCGGGCCCGAGTGCGACGCACAGGTCCTCGTCTACACCGACATGGTCGGACTGACCGGCGGCAAGGTGCCGCGCTTCACCAAGCAGTACGCGGACCTGCGCCGGACCCTGGGTGACGCGGCGAGGGAGTTCGCCGACGAGGTCGTCGGCGGGACCTTCCCGCAGGAGGCGCACACCTTCCACTAG